The window caccTTAAATGTAGCCCAGTAATGACAAACAGGTATCACCTGCGAGAGCCCTCCACAAGAGGGCTCCTGCTCCCTAAACTCGGAGCTGTTCTGGCCCACGCTTCCCGCAAAAGCCTTGGGAACAGAGTGAGGATGACTCGGGAACGTGCTTCCCTCTttaagcagcagcaggacatggcaGTCAGCCACCAAGGAAGCACAGCTTCCATCCCACTCCACAGACAGCTGGAGTCGGGAAGCACCAGCCACCTACAGGAAAATCCTGGCAAACTCTTACAGCAAAAGAGAATGGGTTTATTCTGTAGGTGAACTCCTGCCACTCCCATcacaaaactcccccaaattcATGCTAACCAAGGCTCTAGTATCTGTTCCAGACAGGGCCTTCCCCAGAGGAAAACATGAGTGGGTGGTCAGGTTTGGAAATGAGACAAGTGGCCTGAATGAGAGTTTCCCCTCCTTTCCATCTCCAAGCTATTGAATTTTTAGATTCTGCAGGGCACAGTTTGACAAAGTCATGACTTCCAGGACCCCACAGCTGTTGCTGTAGGGCATTACCCTGGCAATTCTGCAGGCAGTACCCTGGCAATTCCCCACGCTGTGGTGAGAGCAGGACATGCAGTCACCTGGATAATGATGTGAATAAGAACAGTTAGCTGCTAATCTTCACTAAAGTGTCTTTTTGGaggacacagccctgaaaaCTGCTGAGCTCTCAAGCCAAAGCAAATATAATCCTTTGTAATCATAAAACCTTGGCAAGCCAGACTTCCCCAGCCCTTCTTTTGTAACACTCCATTATCAAAAGCAACTCCTTTTAAAATGAGTGTTTTCTGGGCCAGCTTGAGGGAggaaattttccttctctgttcttgcagctgctgaaggGAATGGACATATCTCTGTGGACAGGCATGTCTGATCATACTGGGAAAGCTGGAGTCGTTCTTTTGCTCTCCCTCCCTTACCACCATTTGGTCAATGCTCAGTTTCTATCATCAGTGATGTTCCCATGCTGAGGCATCAGGTCAGGCTCACAGGGAATCAGCCAGACCCTCTGGAGGGTGAAGCCACATGTGGCACCTGAGGTAGGGACGAGTGACTCACAAATGAGCCCAACAGGAGCCCAAAAACACTGCCCAGTGTTCAGCTGGGAGGCCCATGAAATGAGCACAGGGGCAATGGCAGGGGATGTCCCTGCAGATCTGACAGCTGGGTGACCCGTGCTGGTTTGAGCCAACATTGCACAACCATGCAATGGTATTTGAGAAACTGTTTTGCCAAGAGGAGAGTGAAGAAAAGTACCTGCAAATGCTATCTGGTCATACAGATGATGTTTCAGCTGTCACTTTATAGCTCATGGGTGCCTTTGTGTGTTCTTTCACACCCTCTTCCACAGAATCCTGGTGATTGCAACAGCGGgaacaaactgaaaaagaagatCCTTTATTAGTATATGGATATGGTGCTGATAGAGAGCTCTGTTACAAATAAATATTATCTATATACTGTCATGGGGATAAAACTGCTCTCGTTAGCACAGGGCACAAGAACAGGTTGAAACATGCTGAGATAAGGTCAGAAGGGAAATAATGATGGAAGTTCCATGTCACTAATTGAAGTTTACCTATCGAGTGAAAGAATGTCTGTGTTAAAACCAACAAATCCTTTCAGTGCTTTAAGAGGATCCCAGATTAAGCAGATCCCCTTAATATCTCACCATCTATGGCTGAATTTCAGTAGTTCAAGTTGAATCTTGTGCAAAGGTGCTGGCACAAATTATGACACCTGAATCCTAAACTATTCTTTAGGTGACATCTAATCTTGGtgctctgtgttttcatttttaaattactgcaaAACAGGCTGTGAGCTCCTCAGAGTAGGCGGCTGTGAACCTCAACAAAGCACCTGATTGTTCTGGCTACCACAACAATCACGGATCTGAGAactttttagttttgttttgctctgccTTTCTATTCCTCCCTCCCACACTTCAGCTCTTTGAAGCATGGCTTTTTGAGCTCAGAAACCACTCTTAGCAGCTCCTGACTCAGCTTTCCATAGCCCAGAACAACAGAGGCACTCTCAGACCTATTCTGAGCTCCCAGGAGAGCTCTtgacctgcagcagcacccacaggaaGAGTCTTGGGGCAGATCCTGCCCTTCCCAGACAGGTGCCcgtgcacagcagcactgaaatggGACAATCACACAAACTGGAAAGCTGGATGCAAGCTCTGGCTTCAGTTTCTTACACTTCTTGCAGTTTCTTTTACAGTTTCTTCCATGCCTGGTCTGGAAATTGGCCGAACCAAATAGCACCACCTGACTCAGTAAATCTACTCCCTGGGCATATTATGGAAGTGGGACTAAAAGGGAAATTCCAGTTAATTTGGCCATGTGCCATGCTGTTTGCAGGTGATTGCATTCTACCACATGGGTATGCTTTTTACATCTGCTTTCAAAGCAACTCAGTTCCTATTTAAAAGGCTATTTCAGTGTGCTCCAGGATCTTGCTAATTTAATGGTAAGGAACCTTTTAATTTCCAGCCTATATTTGTTGAGAGCCAAATCTTCTGATTCCAGTTCATTTTCTCCTATAATTAGAAGTTCATTATACATGCAGCTAACAGCACAGGCTGTGATCAACTGTGATTTTCTTGGTTTCAGCCTGCTTGTTGCTTTCCTGttgacacagccccagggaacAGCAGGGGAGAAGAACTGGCACTGGTGTCATGAGGGCACAGGGGTGGAAaatgaggagctgcacaggTGTGACCCAGAGCCTCAGCCTTCCAGAAACTTCCTTTCTTTGTGATAAAACACTGAAAGGAAATTAGCCCAGCTTGACTCAGTGGTCACCTTGGATTTTTGAAGGGATGTGGTTgatgaggaggggaaaagaaaaatagtaatGAGACCTCCACACATGTGCCTTGGGAGTGAATTTGTGTGAAACTGAAGTAGAGGTACCAGAAGACAGAAGCAGGGAAAACTTGGAGGTGTCTGTGAGAGGGCTGAGCCCTTGCTGCCCAGAAAATGACCTTTTCCAAGGGGGAATACCACAGCCAGGGGGTGAAAGTGGCCTGAGCACAGAGCCCTCAGTGTGGGATTCTCGTCCCCAGATGTGGCCTGGCAGAACTCAGCTGGGTGTTATTTATCCTCATGTAtttccagggctgctctgcaaagctgctcaCAGGCTGTGCATAAGGCACCCACTGCTGTTGACTTTCAATCCTACCTGCCTTCATAAATCCATTAAATGCCTGCCCACATCTTCAGGGACTTTCTGGCAAGGTCAGCTTAGACATGATTAGGAGCAACAGCTAACAGATAGGATTTTtctgaagataaaaaaataaataactcaGCTGCCCACCAACCCTGAGATATCTGAGGTCCCCTTTGCCATTGAAAAACTCTTGGAGACTTGGCTGGAGTCACTGAAGACTTCACAAGGTGGGACCAGACACTTTACCTGTGCTAATTTTGGCTGTACAAAGAACACAAACCTAACTCTCCTGGTTGGTGTTCTCATAAAAGTGGGACATTGCTCTGCTGAAGTCTTTCCTGTGGCCCTAACACAAGGTATTTTTGTTACTTTGGCTCAGTGACTTTCTGAGGGATGATGTAGGGTGTGGAGAGAGATCCAGTTTTGAAGCTCTCAGTGCTCAGTTGTATCTATCATGATCACCAAGATTCTTGGCATTCTAAAGTATCTTAAAGCATCTTAATACATAAAAATGAACCTTTGTGAACCTCTTCATTATCCCTGATTTTGGAAATTGTTTGATCTGCTGTCAAAACTCCCTGTCACCTTTCCACTCTCAAACCTGAACTCCAGTGTTTCCTGCACACAAAATCATGAGCTAGACTTAGATTTTGTGACAGTGGAtgctaaaggggaaaaaaaaaaagggaaatgagaaGAAGGTACAGAAATACCTGGTGTGACAGCAAAGTTGCTATAAATGTGTATCCTACATAGAAACTTCATCAGCACTAAGAAACACCTTCCTGAAAAAGGAAGCTGCACTTACCATGCCTTGGGAGGTATCTTGCAGCCAGGGTGATAGCCAGAATGAAGGTGATAACGATGATAATTGAAGCAGTAATGACATTATAAGGCAGAGGCGCAGGAGGAACCACgcagttgtttgttttttctgaaacaggagaaataaaacataaataaacCTTAAAGGATATTGGCGTTTTCATGTAAGAGCAGGTATGTGAATTTCAGGGGTTCTGGCCAAATTCTAACTCAGCTATTCAGCCTGAAAATTGATTTACTCAATAAACAGGCAAACAAAGCTGAAATTTCACCTAAATTTCTTCCATTCACCCACATTTGCTATGGGCTGAAATTTTTAACACACCGAACCTAAGAGGCTGGGTCTTTGTGCAGAACAGGACTgaacaggaaatatttaaagacaCACAAACTGTTTCAGGGAAATGAGCTACGCTTGGTGGAAAACTCTGAGTTCACAGCTAGAAAATTTCTGCTCTCAAAGATACTCTGCACTTTTCCTTACTGTTTTCAGCAGATTTATGTctaattcttttccttttggattCACAGGTGAAGCAGAATGCATACCAAAATGGGAGTGGTTCCACATCCTAAAAGCCAAAAAGTGGGGGGTTTGTGactgctgtggctgtgtcactgcACCCTGCTCtgattgctgcttttctttttgttgttgctctctctgtttctgtgtAGTGAGCTATTCATAACCTTCTTCTCCCTTCGTTAGGGACATTATGCTCTACATCCAGCCACAGCCAATATTCATAAAGCACTAGTTCCTGGCATTTGTTCTGAAGCTGAATGGCACCTCTCCCCACAAGCCCCTTTGATTTTAGTAAGATAGATGAATAAGCTACCTTGATGAATAAGGTACAATTCCCTAGGAAaaatgctgctcctctgccttcccTTGAAGGTGCCCTTATCTCCACAGTAAAAACATCAGGCCCAGAGATATTTCAGAATACTTTTTTGGTaacaacatggaaaaaaaaatccttttggttTTACGAATTTTCTTGCAAATCCCCTTCTACTGCAAAACATCTGGAATGTAGTGTGCTGCCTTCCCTCACGCTGTTTCCACTTGTGCCTCAAGCTTTTCAAAGCACAGACTTATCTATTATGCCATCACTTCTAAGCCATGCTCAGTGATGGAATTCTTTTCCTATGAGTTAACCCTATGTTACatttgaaagcagaattttgtcTAGACCCCAGCTGACAGTTTCTTTCACTGAAGCAGGGACAAACATGCTTGTTAAATGAGGAAATTCTTTTAAAGTGCAGCTTGTGGCTATTAAAGCACACGCGTTTCTCTGGTCCCTCTGTTCAAATACCAGGTCTGTGTCACATGGCTGGCAGCAAAACCATGCTGGTATGGAGGGGCACGGGGTGGTGGCAGCCTCAGAGAGCCACCAAATGTGACATTACCAGGTCACAACAGGATCCAGTTcagctctcagagcagcaggaagacagagctgcctctgcttgTCAGTCACTGTTTCAGTGTTATAactctcccttcccaccccagctATCTTCCAGCCTCTAAAATATTTCGGTGTATAATTCAAAGGCAGGATCATTGGGTGATCCTTGCATGAACACTTGCACAAAATCTGCTGCATTCTATAGAGGTAACTCAGCAGATGcaagaaaatagttttgttaCAAAAAACACGAATAAAACATACTCAGAAGCAAACTGGTGGACGTAGCAAAGCCACTGTATTCAACGGAGCAAGTGATGGTGACGTCTTTGGTCACGTTGAGCACCCTTTTTCCAGTGACGTTGTAGGGGCTGAAGCTGGACTCAGACACCCAGCTGGCATTCCACTCCATGGACATGTTGTTGAGGGCTCCAGAGAGTGTGGCCTTGGGGAAACCTCCGTGAGAAGAACAGGTTATCACCATCTCAGTCGACTCGCAGGAGTCAGCGGTCACTTCTGCCGTAATGTTGGGCTTGCTGAAGTCAGCTGCAGCAAGAGAGGTTTGGTTACCATTCTGTCAGGCCTCAGAGAGGTCTGcagcccccaaaacccacagccAAAGCAAAGACTCCCCCACCTGAAGGGCACTCACCATGGGAAGTTTTTTTTGCTTATGGGCTGGGATACCAAGCAACCAGTCACTAGTGAAAGGAACTTGCCCAACACTGTGTGGCTGAGCAGTGGCAAGCAAGGAGAGACAGTTTTCCCTCCAGGCCCACTGCCATCCAGTCTGGAAATCTCCTTCAGATGTCCCAGCCTGATTCCAGCATTTCACTTTCCTGATCCCCACAATAACTTTATCCCAGCtcaccaaagggagcagaggtcTGCTGTGGTATTCATATTGTTattatcatatttctagagcCCCATgccttctgggtggttttctcacaagcagctcttcacagcagagctgttcctgcttCTTCACCAGGGCccctccaaggctctccctgaccaaCCCACCcacttttatcccagttatcttcactaGCCACAGTTGCTgcccatcacagctgcagcccatttacaATAACTAGAATCGAGGCAGGGTCACTTATACAATACAGAGATCTTTTATTGCCATACATAATATTTACTCAGGCCCCTACAGTCTGCCATAATTATTTCAGCTGGCCTGTTAAGACAGCAAGGGGATTTCTGGCCAGAAGGAAACTGGAGTATTTGTGGACATGAAAAGAGATCCGTAGTTTTATGGGTTTTATGCAGTTAACTCCTCAACCCTCATGGTTAAAAAAGGGTGCTGGCAGTACACTTCCCTTTTTTCATGCCAGTTCCCAGAAAGATCACTAAATTTGTCTCCTTGCACATATGCCCTCAGACCAGCAGGAAATGGCCAAACCTCAGGagcttgtcttttttttttgttgccaaATCTCCTGACTTATCTGGAAGATGCATGTAACTCTCTGCTGTTAAAGGTATTCAAatgcatgtatatatttatatatgtcaCTGGTATCTCTGGTTGAGATCAACTGCCACAAAAACGCCGGTGGAAATGGAAACTGTCAGTGGAACTTTTTGTGGGCTACCAATCTAAGAGAAGATTCAGATTCATTTTGAACAAAGGAACTCGGTTTCTTTAATGTAAAAAGCCTCAAAGCTCCATGATTAATTCAGCCTTaggctgtggagctgcagtgcagctggcTCCACGGGGGTTtggatgcagggctgggatgctgccATGGCCACCCTATTTCTCTTGAATGCTTGGTCTTGCTAAGGGTAAGACTGAgggcttggttttgttttgcccCAAAGACAGCTGCCTCAGGCACCCATCACCAGTGGTACCTGGGGAGGGCCTCAGGAGGGATCCTTTCACAAGAGGAAGACATCAAGGGGAGAGGTTGGGAAAAAACTTCTGTACCTGGGGCTGGTTTAGAAAGGTAAGAAGGGAGGCTGCTGGAATGGAAGCAGTTAATAAGCTTTCATTACTGTAACTTAGCAAGTTAACACTCTTTCAAGCTTCCTGATGAAAGTCTGTCTGCTACGGTATGAAAAAGCTTGGAAGAGCATCCCCGACCCCCAGAAGCCGGCactggagaggcaggaggagccaggTGTCAGTGACAGGAGGCAATGCCCGTACCTGTGACAGAGAGGATGACAGACTCGCTGCACACCAGCACAGAGTTGCGCTGAACCACGCACTGGTAGGAGCCGTTGTCCAGGATCTCCACGGGGGAGATCCACAGCGTGAGGTTCCAGGGGTCCATCTCTGTGCGGTTCTGGTACCGCTCGTGCTGGGAGATCACCTTCCCCTCCGAGTAGGCCAGCACCACGTCGGTGATGTTCTTCTGCCAGTACACCCGGTACTTGTGCAGGCTTTCTGAGCTGGGGATTTCATGGCAGCAAGGCAGGCTGGCCTTTTCCCCCGCTTTGCTTCTGACCACTTTCTTCTCCAGCGCTTGGCCTGCAGGGGAGGGGCAAACAGGAGCCAGTGAGTCAGTGAGTGGCGCAGCCTTGTGCCAGGACCTGCTGCCCAAAGCTCACCCCTTTGGCTCTGACTGCTCACATCCCTCATCAATCAGCCCCTGAGCTGTTCGacagcctcagctctgcactGAGAGCAGCCATCCTTGGGCACTGCCTGGTACACCACACTCCACCCCCACTCAGGATCATGACCCAGCAGGCACACAAGGATTGCTGAAGGCAAAGGCAGGAGAGGTGCTTGCCTGAACACAAATTTTGCTGGTCCCTTTGAAAACAG is drawn from Zonotrichia leucophrys gambelii isolate GWCS_2022_RI chromosome 1, RI_Zleu_2.0, whole genome shotgun sequence and contains these coding sequences:
- the LOC135454803 gene encoding T-lymphocyte activation antigen CD80-like, producing MMCLPASPPALRMCLGLGLLVLLCLGIGQALEKKVVRSKAGEKASLPCCHEIPSSESLHKYRVYWQKNITDVVLAYSEGKVISQHERYQNRTEMDPWNLTLWISPVEILDNGSYQCVVQRNSVLVCSESVILSVTADFSKPNITAEVTADSCESTEMVITCSSHGGFPKATLSGALNNMSMEWNASWVSESSFSPYNVTGKRVLNVTKDVTITCSVEYSGFATSTSLLLKKTNNCVVPPAPLPYNVITASIIIVITFILAITLAARYLPRHVCSRCCNHQDSVEEGVKEHTKAPMSYKVTAETSSV